One Setaria viridis chromosome 5, Setaria_viridis_v4.0, whole genome shotgun sequence genomic region harbors:
- the LOC117855612 gene encoding uncharacterized protein, with amino-acid sequence MEDVVTDVPPPSRFSPDDLDNFAAPPPQPTPILVVSPSPSPPAPRLLIVLISRTSLALLASPPPLHASLLLPDLPLQPHAPVRVYLHPSGALLAAAHGAVPAHRARAAAKALVSKLQPEEVLVLDAVRSASYRGRLAADEPVEGKLETRAARLQGGVGAARAVAALAPPGSVVDGLGAAVLAECEIRGKAASMVVTWPAGARPAEFGVMRRVAAELGVDTVKMTARVSGRAELDALYT; translated from the coding sequence ATGGAGGACGTCGTCACCgacgtgccgccgccgtcccgcttCTCCCCCGACGACCTCGACAActtcgccgccccgccgccgcagcccacCCCCATCCTCGTCGTCTCCCCGAGCCCTAGCCCACCCGCCCCGCGCCTCCTCATCGTCCTCATCTCCCGCACCTCCCTCGCGCTcctcgcctccccgccgccgctccacgcgtccctcctcctccccgacctGCCCCTGCAGCCCCACGCGCCCGTCCGCGTCTACCTCCACCCCTCCggcgcgctcctcgccgccgcgcacggcgcCGTCCCCGcccaccgcgcgcgcgccgccgccaaggccCTCGTCTCCAAGCTCCAGCCGGAGGAGGTGCTGGTCCTGGACGCGGTCCGGAGCGCGTCGTACAGGGGCCGGCTCGCGGCCGACGAGCCCGTGGAGGGGAAGCTGGAGACCCGCGCCGCGCGGTTGCAGGGCGGGGTGGGCGCGGCCAGGGCCGTGGCGGCGCTGGCCCCGCCCGGGAGCGTGGTGGACGGGCTCGGCGCGGCGGTGCTCGCGGAGTGCGAGATCCGGGGCAAGGCGGCCAGCATGGTGGTGAcgtggccggcgggcgcgaggcCCGCGGAGTTCGGGGTCATGCGgcgcgtggcggcggagctcggcgtCGACACCGTGAAGATGACAGCCAGGGTCTCCGGCCGGGCCGAGCTGGATGCGTTGTACACTTAG
- the LOC117858404 gene encoding serine/arginine-rich splicing factor SR30 isoform X6 has product MKTMSRRNSRTIYVGNLPGDIREREVEDLFYKYGQILDIDLKIPPRPPGYAFVEFEDPRDADDAIYGRDGYNFDGYRLRVELAHGGRGQSYSYDRSSSYSSARRGGVSRRSDYRVMVTGLPSSASWQDLKDHMRRAGDVCFSDVYREAGETIGIVDYTNYDDMKYAIRKLDDSLFRNAFSRAYIRVREYDARSRSRSRSRSYSRSPSYSRSRSPKSVSWSPSPVDERSLSRSRSPVSSPSRGRSASRSPRSRSASRSRSPQVRSDSTREPLKR; this is encoded by the exons ATG AAAACAATGAGCAGACGTAACAGCCGGACCATCTATGTAGGCAACCTCCCTGGGGACATCCGTGAGAGGGAGGTTGAGGATCTCTTCTACAAG TATGGTCAGATTTTGGATATTGACCTGAAGATACCTCCAAGACCTCCTGGATACGCTTTCGTTGAG TTTGAGGATCCACGTGATGCTGATGATGCAATTTATGGGCGTGATGGGTATAACTTTGACGGCTACAGGCTGCGG GTTGAATTAGCTCATGGTGGAAGAGGTCAGTCTTACTCTTATGATCGTTCAAGCAGCTATAGCAGCGCACGCCGTGGAGGTGTTTCTAGGCGTTCTGATTACCGTG TTATGGTTACTGGTTTACCTTCATCGGCGTCGTGGCAAGATCTGAAG GACCACATGCGACGTGCTGGTGATGTTTGTTTCTCTGATGTATACCGTGAAGCCGGAG AAACTATTGGAATTGTGGATTATACAAACTATGATGACATGAAATATGCG ATTAGGAAGCTTGATGACTCCCTGTTCAGGAATGCATTTTCAAGGGCATATATCAGA GTGAGGGAGTATGATGCTAGATCACGAAGCAGAAGCCGTAGCCGCTCGTACTCGAGAAGCCCCAGTtacagcaggagcaggagtccaaa ATCTGTTTCCTGGTCACCATCACCTGTGGATGAAAG ATCGCTATCTAGATCCCGATCCCCTGTCTCTTCT CCTTCTCGTGGAAGATCTGCAAGCAGAAGCCCCAGGAGCAGAAGCGCATCCCGTTCCCGTTCTCCT CAGGTGAGATCTGATTCAACTAGGGAACCCTTGAAGCGGTGA
- the LOC117858404 gene encoding serine/arginine-rich splicing factor SR30 isoform X1 encodes MSRRNSRTIYVGNLPGDIREREVEDLFYKYGQILDIDLKIPPRPPGYAFVEFEDPRDADDAIYGRDGYNFDGYRLRVELAHGGRGQSYSYDRSSSYSSARRGGVSRRSDYRVMVTGLPSSASWQDLKDHMRRAGDVCFSDVYREAGETIGIVDYTNYDDMKYAIRKLDDSLFRNAFSRAYIRVREYDARSRSRSRSRSYSRSPSYSRSRSPKSVSWSPSPVDERSLSRSRSPVSSPSRGRSASRSPRSRSASRSRSPQVRSDSTREPLKR; translated from the exons ATGAGCAGACGTAACAGCCGGACCATCTATGTAGGCAACCTCCCTGGGGACATCCGTGAGAGGGAGGTTGAGGATCTCTTCTACAAG TATGGTCAGATTTTGGATATTGACCTGAAGATACCTCCAAGACCTCCTGGATACGCTTTCGTTGAG TTTGAGGATCCACGTGATGCTGATGATGCAATTTATGGGCGTGATGGGTATAACTTTGACGGCTACAGGCTGCGG GTTGAATTAGCTCATGGTGGAAGAGGTCAGTCTTACTCTTATGATCGTTCAAGCAGCTATAGCAGCGCACGCCGTGGAGGTGTTTCTAGGCGTTCTGATTACCGTG TTATGGTTACTGGTTTACCTTCATCGGCGTCGTGGCAAGATCTGAAG GACCACATGCGACGTGCTGGTGATGTTTGTTTCTCTGATGTATACCGTGAAGCCGGAG AAACTATTGGAATTGTGGATTATACAAACTATGATGACATGAAATATGCG ATTAGGAAGCTTGATGACTCCCTGTTCAGGAATGCATTTTCAAGGGCATATATCAGA GTGAGGGAGTATGATGCTAGATCACGAAGCAGAAGCCGTAGCCGCTCGTACTCGAGAAGCCCCAGTtacagcaggagcaggagtccaaa ATCTGTTTCCTGGTCACCATCACCTGTGGATGAAAG ATCGCTATCTAGATCCCGATCCCCTGTCTCTTCT CCTTCTCGTGGAAGATCTGCAAGCAGAAGCCCCAGGAGCAGAAGCGCATCCCGTTCCCGTTCTCCT CAGGTGAGATCTGATTCAACTAGGGAACCCTTGAAGCGGTGA
- the LOC117858404 gene encoding serine/arginine-rich splicing factor SR30 isoform X2, whose translation MSRRNSRTIYVGNLPGDIREREVEDLFYKYGQILDIDLKIPPRPPGYAFVEFEDPRDADDAIYGRDGYNFDGYRLRVELAHGGRGQSYSYDRSSSYSSARRGGVSRRSDYRVMVTGLPSSASWQDLKDHMRRAGDVCFSDVYREAGETIGIVDYTNYDDMKYAIRKLDDSLFRNAFSRAYIRVREYDARSRSRSRSRSYSRSPSYSRSRSPKSVSWSPSPVDERSLSRSRSPVSSPSRGRSASRSPRSRSASRSRSPVRSDSTREPLKR comes from the exons ATGAGCAGACGTAACAGCCGGACCATCTATGTAGGCAACCTCCCTGGGGACATCCGTGAGAGGGAGGTTGAGGATCTCTTCTACAAG TATGGTCAGATTTTGGATATTGACCTGAAGATACCTCCAAGACCTCCTGGATACGCTTTCGTTGAG TTTGAGGATCCACGTGATGCTGATGATGCAATTTATGGGCGTGATGGGTATAACTTTGACGGCTACAGGCTGCGG GTTGAATTAGCTCATGGTGGAAGAGGTCAGTCTTACTCTTATGATCGTTCAAGCAGCTATAGCAGCGCACGCCGTGGAGGTGTTTCTAGGCGTTCTGATTACCGTG TTATGGTTACTGGTTTACCTTCATCGGCGTCGTGGCAAGATCTGAAG GACCACATGCGACGTGCTGGTGATGTTTGTTTCTCTGATGTATACCGTGAAGCCGGAG AAACTATTGGAATTGTGGATTATACAAACTATGATGACATGAAATATGCG ATTAGGAAGCTTGATGACTCCCTGTTCAGGAATGCATTTTCAAGGGCATATATCAGA GTGAGGGAGTATGATGCTAGATCACGAAGCAGAAGCCGTAGCCGCTCGTACTCGAGAAGCCCCAGTtacagcaggagcaggagtccaaa ATCTGTTTCCTGGTCACCATCACCTGTGGATGAAAG ATCGCTATCTAGATCCCGATCCCCTGTCTCTTCT CCTTCTCGTGGAAGATCTGCAAGCAGAAGCCCCAGGAGCAGAAGCGCATCCCGTTCCCGTTCTCCT GTGAGATCTGATTCAACTAGGGAACCCTTGAAGCGGTGA
- the LOC117858404 gene encoding serine/arginine-rich splicing factor SR30 isoform X4 — MSRRNSRTIYVGNLPGDIREREVEDLFYKYGQILDIDLKIPPRPPGYAFVEFEDPRDADDAIYGRDGYNFDGYRLRVELAHGGRGQSYSYDRSSSYSSARRGGVSRRSDYRVMVTGLPSSASWQDLKDHMRRAGDVCFSDVYREAGETIGIVDYTNYDDMKYAIRKLDDSLFRNAFSRAYIRVREYDARSRSRSRSRSYSRSPSYSRSRSPKSVSWSPSPVDERSGHARNLRTALVEYWMY, encoded by the exons ATGAGCAGACGTAACAGCCGGACCATCTATGTAGGCAACCTCCCTGGGGACATCCGTGAGAGGGAGGTTGAGGATCTCTTCTACAAG TATGGTCAGATTTTGGATATTGACCTGAAGATACCTCCAAGACCTCCTGGATACGCTTTCGTTGAG TTTGAGGATCCACGTGATGCTGATGATGCAATTTATGGGCGTGATGGGTATAACTTTGACGGCTACAGGCTGCGG GTTGAATTAGCTCATGGTGGAAGAGGTCAGTCTTACTCTTATGATCGTTCAAGCAGCTATAGCAGCGCACGCCGTGGAGGTGTTTCTAGGCGTTCTGATTACCGTG TTATGGTTACTGGTTTACCTTCATCGGCGTCGTGGCAAGATCTGAAG GACCACATGCGACGTGCTGGTGATGTTTGTTTCTCTGATGTATACCGTGAAGCCGGAG AAACTATTGGAATTGTGGATTATACAAACTATGATGACATGAAATATGCG ATTAGGAAGCTTGATGACTCCCTGTTCAGGAATGCATTTTCAAGGGCATATATCAGA GTGAGGGAGTATGATGCTAGATCACGAAGCAGAAGCCGTAGCCGCTCGTACTCGAGAAGCCCCAGTtacagcaggagcaggagtccaaa ATCTGTTTCCTGGTCACCATCACCTGTGGATGAAAG ATCTGGCCATGCCCGCAATCTGAGGACTGCATTGGTAGAATATTGGATGTATTGA
- the LOC117858404 gene encoding serine/arginine-rich splicing factor SR30 isoform X3 — MSRRNSRTIYVGNLPGDIREREVEDLFYKYGQILDIDLKIPPRPPGYAFVEFEDPRDADDAIYGRDGYNFDGYRLRVELAHGGRGQSYSYDRSSSYSSARRGGVSRRSDYRVMVTGLPSSASWQDLKDHMRRAGDVCFSDVYREAGETIGIVDYTNYDDMKYAIRKLDDSLFRNAFSRAYIRVREYDARSRSRSRSRSYSRSPSYSRSRSPKSVSWSPSPVDERFAFVFPRSGHARNLRTALVEYWMY, encoded by the exons ATGAGCAGACGTAACAGCCGGACCATCTATGTAGGCAACCTCCCTGGGGACATCCGTGAGAGGGAGGTTGAGGATCTCTTCTACAAG TATGGTCAGATTTTGGATATTGACCTGAAGATACCTCCAAGACCTCCTGGATACGCTTTCGTTGAG TTTGAGGATCCACGTGATGCTGATGATGCAATTTATGGGCGTGATGGGTATAACTTTGACGGCTACAGGCTGCGG GTTGAATTAGCTCATGGTGGAAGAGGTCAGTCTTACTCTTATGATCGTTCAAGCAGCTATAGCAGCGCACGCCGTGGAGGTGTTTCTAGGCGTTCTGATTACCGTG TTATGGTTACTGGTTTACCTTCATCGGCGTCGTGGCAAGATCTGAAG GACCACATGCGACGTGCTGGTGATGTTTGTTTCTCTGATGTATACCGTGAAGCCGGAG AAACTATTGGAATTGTGGATTATACAAACTATGATGACATGAAATATGCG ATTAGGAAGCTTGATGACTCCCTGTTCAGGAATGCATTTTCAAGGGCATATATCAGA GTGAGGGAGTATGATGCTAGATCACGAAGCAGAAGCCGTAGCCGCTCGTACTCGAGAAGCCCCAGTtacagcaggagcaggagtccaaa ATCTGTTTCCTGGTCACCATCACCTGTGGATGAAAG GTTTGCTTTTGTTTTTCCTAGATCTGGCCATGCCCGCAATCTGAGGACTGCATTGGTAGAATATTGGATGTATTGA
- the LOC117858404 gene encoding serine/arginine-rich splicing factor SR30 isoform X5, which yields MSRRNSRTIYVGNLPGDIREREVEDLFYKYGQILDIDLKIPPRPPGYAFVEFEDPRDADDAIYGRDGYNFDGYRLRVELAHGGRGQSYSYDRSSSYSSARRGGVSRRSDYRVMVTGLPSSASWQDLKDHMRRAGDVCFSDVYREAGETIGIVDYTNYDDMKYAIRKLDDSLFRNAFSRAYIRVREYDARSRSRSRSRSYSRSPSYSRSRSPKSVSWSPSPVDERHAIIL from the exons ATGAGCAGACGTAACAGCCGGACCATCTATGTAGGCAACCTCCCTGGGGACATCCGTGAGAGGGAGGTTGAGGATCTCTTCTACAAG TATGGTCAGATTTTGGATATTGACCTGAAGATACCTCCAAGACCTCCTGGATACGCTTTCGTTGAG TTTGAGGATCCACGTGATGCTGATGATGCAATTTATGGGCGTGATGGGTATAACTTTGACGGCTACAGGCTGCGG GTTGAATTAGCTCATGGTGGAAGAGGTCAGTCTTACTCTTATGATCGTTCAAGCAGCTATAGCAGCGCACGCCGTGGAGGTGTTTCTAGGCGTTCTGATTACCGTG TTATGGTTACTGGTTTACCTTCATCGGCGTCGTGGCAAGATCTGAAG GACCACATGCGACGTGCTGGTGATGTTTGTTTCTCTGATGTATACCGTGAAGCCGGAG AAACTATTGGAATTGTGGATTATACAAACTATGATGACATGAAATATGCG ATTAGGAAGCTTGATGACTCCCTGTTCAGGAATGCATTTTCAAGGGCATATATCAGA GTGAGGGAGTATGATGCTAGATCACGAAGCAGAAGCCGTAGCCGCTCGTACTCGAGAAGCCCCAGTtacagcaggagcaggagtccaaa ATCTGTTTCCTGGTCACCATCACCTGTGGATGAAAG ACATGCCATCATTTTGTAG